A window of the Vigna angularis cultivar LongXiaoDou No.4 chromosome 3, ASM1680809v1, whole genome shotgun sequence genome harbors these coding sequences:
- the LOC108324945 gene encoding remorin 4.1 isoform X1, whose product MLNYQTPSTSHDREEQSDYTDYEQQIREIHALTPPPRREPNWETHTHSHHSSSVSIEGGSSENFSVSREFSALVLAGSSIDHNPTTPSPMSVNMMHGNEGGGNSSISNDNNNSNNLGRIGEDELLMMEETNPLAIVADINPLGADSSSSPPRRGGNSSSSASGTALSEVTVQRVRKEEVEAKISAWQNAKVAKINNRFKREDAVINGWENEQVQKATSWMKKVERKLEEKRARALEKMQNEIAKAHRKAEERKASAEAKRGTKVARVLEIANLMRAVGRAPTKRSFF is encoded by the exons ATGCTGAATTATCAAACACCTTCCACAAGCCATGACAGAGAGGAGCAAAGCGACTACACTGATTATGAACAACAAATCAGAGAAATTCATGCCTTGACTCCACCCCCCAGAAGAGAGCCTAACTGggaaacacacacacacagccACCACTCTTCTTCTGTGTCCATAGAAGGTGGTTCCAGCGAGAACTTCAGCGTGAGTAGGGAATTCAGTGCCCTGGTTCTAGCAGGCTCAAGTATTGATCACAACCCCACCACCCCTAGTCCCATGAGTGTGAATATGATGCATGGCAATGAAGGAGGTGGTAATAGCAGCATTAGCAACGACAACAACAATAGCAACAACTTGGGGAGGATTGGAGAGGATGAGTTGCTGATGATGGAAGAGACTAACCCTTTGGCTATTGTGGCAGATATCAACCCTTTGGGAGCTGATTCCTCATCATCACCTCCGAGGCGTGGAGGGAACTCTTCTTCTTCAGCTTCTGGTACTGCTCTGAGTGAGGTGACAGTGCAGAGGGTGAGAAAGGAGGAGGTTGAAGCAAAGATATCAGCTTGGCAAAACGCTAAGGTTGCTAAGATTAACAACAGGTTCAAGAGGGAAGATGCTGTTATAAATGGGTGGGAGAATGAGCAGGTTCAGAAAGCAACTTCgtggatgaagaaagttgag AGGAAGCTGGAGGAGAAAAGAGCAAGAGCACTGGAGAAAATGCAAAATGAGATAGCAAAAGCTCACAGAAAAGCTGAGGAGAGGAAGGCATCAGCAGAGGCTAAAAGGGGCACAAAAGTAGCCAGGGTTCTGGAGATTGCCAACCTCATGAGAGCAGTTGGAAGAGCACCTACCAAAAgatctttcttttaa
- the LOC108324435 gene encoding pentatricopeptide repeat-containing protein At5g27110-like, with protein sequence MVHPIFQPLVPLSILPSYACPLYILPPNNGFHPIFPNPSQSLKLVKPQCCAVLPSNQNNNFLLNDWSQLLQFSIGSQDYMLAKTIHGYLIKSGCEGDLFVDNNLVNLYSKFSNMNDAQSIFDEMPVKSTVTWTTLMKGYLKNGDVEYVLCIARDMCMVDEKFNEHTCSVVLQACRSPEDRFFGEQVHAFVVKSGLQENVVVATSLVSMYCRSGHFCCAERVFGGITVKDAQCINYMILEYGKAGLGDKAFQIFVDMLQSGLKPSNYTFTNLISSCDFSGGLYVGKQLHGLAVNYGFMCETSVRNAMITMYGQHGMVEEAERVFAELEDRSLISWSALLSVFVKNGHANKAFEFFLNMIQIGVSLDSGCFSTVLDGCSEWNNLKFGAQIHGLTVKLGHVSDVNSGTALVDLYAKCGSLKSARAIFDRLRNKTIASFNAILVGYLNSKVRDDEEDPMVFFSKLRFSGVKPDGVTFSRLFCLSANQACFVTGKSLHAYAIKAGLEDDNAVGNAVITMYAKCGTVQDAYQIFSGMNRDCVTWNAIISAYALHGEGNNVLLLFEEMKEQGFAPDGITILAVLQACSYSGLWETGLYLFNEIQSKYGITPVIEHYSCVIDLLGRARNLPKAIDIINKSPFPDSVLLWRTFVNACKLCGDLQLGMWASRKLLDLAPHDASSFILISNMYAEGGMFEEAAKVRTAMNDLKLTKETGSSWIEIDNEVHYFIASDKEHPQSREIYANLDLLKDELCWTCGNRNNLELISNSL encoded by the coding sequence ATGGTTCACCCAATTTTCCAACCACTTGTTCCACtctccattcttccttcttaTGCATGCCCTTTGTACATCCTTCCACCAAATAATGGCTTCCACCCCATTTTCCCAAACCCCTCACAAAGCCTGAAACTTGTGAAACCACAGTGTTGTGCTGTTTTACCCTCTAATCAGAACAATAATTTTCTTCTCAATGACTGGTCTCAGCTTCTTCAATTCTCAATTGGGTCACAGGATTATATGTTGGCAAAGACAATTCATGGGTATCTCATCAAATCTGGTTGTGAAGGTGACCTATTTGTGGACAACAATCTCGTGAATCTGTACTCAAAATTCAGCAACATGAATGATGCACAGAGTATATTTGATGAAATGCCTGTGAAGAGCACAGTCACATGGACTACCCTCATGAAGGGGTATTTGAAGAATGGGGATGTTGAGTATGTTTTGTGTATTGCACGTGATATGTGCATGGTTGATGAGAAGTTCAACGAGCATACTTGTTCGGTGGTCCTGCAAGCATGTAGGTCCCCGGAAGATCGTTTTTTTGGCGAGCAGGTTCATGCTTTTGTCGTAAAAAGTGGGCTTCAGGAGAATGTTGTTGTGGCTACTTCATTGGTTTCTATGTACTGTAGAAGTGGCCACTTCTGTTGTGCAGAAAGAGTGTTTGGTGGCATAACTGTTAAAGATGCTCAGTGcataaattatatgattttgGAATATGGAAAGGCAGGTTTGGGAGATAAGGCATTTCAAATTTTTGTGGATATGCTACAGTCTGGACTGAAACCAAGTAATTATACGTTTACGAATTTGATCAGTTCTTGTGATTTCAGTGGAGGATTATATGTAGGGAAACAACTACATGGGCTTGCGGTGAATTATGGTTTTATGTGTGAAACATCTGTTAGAAATGCAATGATTACAATGTATGGGCAACATGGAATGGTCGAAGAAGCTGAGAGAGTGTTTGCTGAACTGGAGGACAGATCTTTGATTTCGTGGTCTGCGCTTCTGTCAGTATTTGTTAAGAACGGCCATGCTAATAAGGCCTTTGAATTTTTCTTAAACATGATTCAGATTGGTGTGTCTCTTGATTCTGGTTGCTTCAGCACTGTTCTTGATGGGTGTTCAGAGTggaataatttgaaatttgggGCTCAGATTCATGGACTTACAGTAAAGCTTGGTCACGTCTCTGATGTAAATAGTGGTACTGCTTTAGTAGATTTGTATGCTAAATGTGGAAGTTTGAAGTCAGCAAGAGCCATTTTTGACAGGCTCCGAAATAAAACTATTGCTTCATTTAATGCCATTCTAGTTGGATATTTGAATTCAAAGGTAAGAGATGATGAAGAGGACCCTATGGTTTTTTTCAGTAAACTAAGATTCAGTGGTGTAAAACCTGATGGTGTAACATTTTCACGGCTCTTTTGTTTATCTGCTAACCAAGCATGCTTCGTAACTGGGAAGAGTCTTCATGCTTACGCAATAAAGGCGGGACTTGAAGATGATAATGCCGTAGGAAATGCTGTAATTACTATGTATGCTAAATGTGGCACTGTTCAGGATGCTTATCAAATATTTAGTGGCATGAATCGTGATTGTGTTACCTGGAATGCCATAATTTCTGCGTATGCCCTTCATGGTGAAGGAAACAATGTTCTTTTGCTCTTTGAGGAGATGAAGGAACAGGGTTTTGCTCCTGATGGGATTACGATATTGGCTGTTCTCCAAGCATGTAGTTACTCAGGTTTGTGGGAAACTGGGTTATACTTATTCAATGAAATCCAATCAAAGTATGGGATCACGCCTGTGATTGAGCACTACTCTTGCGTGATTGATCTTTTAGGTCGAGCCAGAAATCTGCCCAAAGCCATTGATATCATCAACAAAAGCCCATTTCCAGATTCAGTTTTGCTTTGGAGGACTTTTGTCAATGCCTGTAAGCTGTGTGGTGATTTACAACTTGGAATGTGGGCATCAAGAAAATTGCTTGATTTAGCCCCGCATGATGCCTCCTCTTTCATACTTATATCAAACATGTACGCCGAAGGAGGCATGTTTGAAGAGGCTGCGAAGGTGAGAACGGCTATGAATGACTTGAAATTAACTAAAGAAACAGGCTCCAGCTGGATTGAGATAGATAATGAGGTTCACTATTTTATAGCAAGTGACAAAGAACACCCTCAAAGTAGGGAAATTTATGCAAATTTGGATCTGCTAAAAGATGAACTTTGTTGGACCTGCGGGAACAGAAATAATCTGGAACTGATATCAAATTCCCTGTGA
- the LOC108326466 gene encoding putative elongation factor TypA-like SVR3, chloroplastic has product MEKMAALTNIHTSFFPTNTILPKPSSFQPFFSTRLLGLPLSSSFSVSKRLSSFTSRPIKCSVSEATEPKAGEKKQLLRRGDVRNIAIVAHVDHGKTTLVDAMLKQTKVFRDNQFVQERIMDSNDLERERGITILSKNTSVTYKDSKINIIDTPGHSDFGGEVERILNMVEGILLVVDSVEGPMPQTRFVLKKALEFGHSVVVVVNKIDRPSARPDFVVNSTFELFIELNATDEQCDFQVIYASGIKGQAGLSPENLAEDLGPLFESIIRCIPGPRIDKDGALQMLVTNIEYDEHKGRIAIGRVQAGVLQKGMDVRVCTSEDSCRFGRISELYVYDKFSRVPADNVEAGDICAVCGITDIQIGETIADKVYGKPLPSIKVEEPTVKMSFSINTSPFVGREGKYVTSRNLRDRLYRELERNLAMKVEDGETADTFVVSGRGTLHITILIENMRREGYEFMVGPPKVINKKLNEKLLEPYEIATVEVPEEHMGAVVELLGKRRGQMFDMQGVGSEGTTLLKYKIPTRGLLGLRNSILTASRGTAILNTVFDSYGPWAGEISTRDQGSLVAFEDGASTSYAISSSQERGQMFIGPGVEVYRGQIVGIHQRPGDLSLNVCKKKAATNIRSNKEQTVILDTPLDYSLDDCIEYIQEDELVEVTPTSIRMCKNPKLAKKQR; this is encoded by the exons ATGGAGAAGATGGCTGCACTTACTAATATCCACACCTCCTTCTTCCCCACCAACACCATTCTTCCAAAGCCATCGTCTTTTCAACCCTTCTTCTCTACCCGACTTCTTGGCCTACccttatcttcttctttttccgtCTCCAAAAGATTATCTTCCTTCACTTCCAGGCCCATCAAATGTTCTGTTTCCGAAGCCACAGAGCCCAAAGCTGGTG AGAAGAAGCAATTGTTGAGAAGAGGGGACGTGAGAAACATAGCGATTGTTGCTCATGTTGATCATGGAAAGACAACACTCGTTGATGCCATGCTCAAACAAACTAAG GTATTTCGTGATAATCAATTTGTGCAGGAAAGGATAATGGACTCGAATGATTTGGAGCGCGAAAGAGGGATCACAATACTGAGTAAAAATACATCTGTCACTTATAAAGACTCAAAGATCAATATAATAGATACTCCAGGTCACTCTGATTTTGGGGGTGAAGTGGAGCGTATCTTAAATATGGTGGAAGGGATCCTTCTAGTG GTAGATTCTGTTGAAGGACCAATGCCACAGACAAGATTTGTCTTGAAGAAGGCTTTGGAGTTTGGTCATTCAGTTGTTGTGGTTGTGAATAAAATAGATAGACCTTCTGCTCGCCCAGATTTTGTTGTCAATTCTACTTTTGAACTCTTCATTGAACTGAATGCCACAGACGAACAG TGTGACTTTCAAGTAATCTATGCAAGTGGTATAAAAGGGCAAGCAGGTTTGTCTCCTGAAAATCTGGCAGAAGACCTTGGTCCATTGTTTGAATCCATAATTAGATGCATCCCTGGACCGCGCATTGACAAAGATGGTGCTCTTCAAATGCTG GTGACAAATATTGAGTATGATGAACATAAAGGGCGTATAGCAATTGGGCGTGTGCAAGCTGGCGTTTTGCAAAAAGGAATGGATGTTCGA GTATGTACTTCAGAAGATTCGTGTAGATTTGGAAGAATTAGTGAGCTCTACGTATATGACAAATTCAGTAGGGTTCCTGCAGATAATGTGGAGGCAGGTGATATATGTGCAGTGTGTGGAATTACTGACATTCAG ATTGGGGAGACAATTGCTGATAAAGTATATGGGAAGCCACTACCTTCCATCAAGGTGGAAGAACCAACAGTGAAAATGTCTTTCTCCATAAACACTTCACCTTTtgttggccgtgag GGAAAGTATGTTACTAGTAGGAACTTAAGGGATAGGCTTTATCGTGAACTTGAGCGGAATCTGGCTATGAAAGTTGAAGATGGTGAAACAGCTGATACATTTGTTGTCAGTGGGCGTGGAACTTTACATATCACTATACTCATAGAAAATAT GCGAAGAGAAGGCTATGAATTCATGGTTGGACCTCCCAAAGTTATCAACAAGAAGCTGAATGAAAAATTGTTGGAACCGTATGAG ATTGCAACTGTGGAGGTACCAGAAGAGCACATGGGAGCTGTTGTTGAACTTCTTGGCAAGAGACGAGGACAGATGTTTGACATGCAAGGAGTCGG atCGGAAGGAACTACACTACTCAAATATAAGATCCCAACACGTGGTCTTCTTGGATTGCGGAATTCAATTTTAACCGCATCACGAGGAACGGCTATTCTCAACACCGTCTTCGATAGCTATGGACCTTGGGCCGGTGAAATCAGTACCCGCGATCAAGGCTCATTG GTTGCTTTTGAGGATGGAGCAAGTACTTCTTATGCAATCTCTAGTTCACAGGAGAGGGGACAGATGTTTATTGGACCTGGTGTGGAAGTTTATAGAGGTCAAATTGTTGGCATCCATCAGCGACCTGGGGACTTGTCCTTGAATGTCTGTAAGAAGAAAGCTGCTACCAACATTCGTTCCAATAAGGAACAAACAG TGATTCTTGATACACCATTAGACTATAGTCTGGATGACTGCATTGAATACATCCAAGAAGATGAACTTGTAGAGGTCACCCCAACAAGTATCCGAATGTGCAAGAATCCAAAATTAGCAAAGAAACAAAGGTAG
- the LOC108324945 gene encoding remorin 4.1 isoform X2, producing MLNYQTPSTSHDREEQSDYTDYEQQIREIHALTPPPRREPNWETHTHSHHSSSVSIEGGSSENFSVSREFSALVLAGSSIDHNPTTPSPMSVNMMHGNEGGGNSSISNDNNNSNNLGRIGEDELLMMEETNPLAIVADINPLGADSSSSPPRRGGNSSSSASGTALSEVTVQRVRKEEVEAKISAWQNAKVAKINNRFKREDAVINGWENEQVQKATSWMKKVESTLHQLYWTVKQKFD from the exons ATGCTGAATTATCAAACACCTTCCACAAGCCATGACAGAGAGGAGCAAAGCGACTACACTGATTATGAACAACAAATCAGAGAAATTCATGCCTTGACTCCACCCCCCAGAAGAGAGCCTAACTGggaaacacacacacacagccACCACTCTTCTTCTGTGTCCATAGAAGGTGGTTCCAGCGAGAACTTCAGCGTGAGTAGGGAATTCAGTGCCCTGGTTCTAGCAGGCTCAAGTATTGATCACAACCCCACCACCCCTAGTCCCATGAGTGTGAATATGATGCATGGCAATGAAGGAGGTGGTAATAGCAGCATTAGCAACGACAACAACAATAGCAACAACTTGGGGAGGATTGGAGAGGATGAGTTGCTGATGATGGAAGAGACTAACCCTTTGGCTATTGTGGCAGATATCAACCCTTTGGGAGCTGATTCCTCATCATCACCTCCGAGGCGTGGAGGGAACTCTTCTTCTTCAGCTTCTGGTACTGCTCTGAGTGAGGTGACAGTGCAGAGGGTGAGAAAGGAGGAGGTTGAAGCAAAGATATCAGCTTGGCAAAACGCTAAGGTTGCTAAGATTAACAACAGGTTCAAGAGGGAAGATGCTGTTATAAATGGGTGGGAGAATGAGCAGGTTCAGAAAGCAACTTCgtggatgaagaaagttgag TCTACATTACACCAACTCTATTGGACAGTAAAACAGAAGTTTGACTAA